A stretch of Pseudoclavibacter chungangensis DNA encodes these proteins:
- a CDS encoding DUF485 domain-containing protein, which translates to MSKLDPTDHPDPTEVDYLAFRERPLFKRLRTSQRKFVFPLAVFFLLWYLAYVLLAAYAPDFMATPVFGLVNIGIILGLLQFVTTFAITTWYVMFANRTLDPMASELRHDLESIEAGTEPAGDRSGEARA; encoded by the coding sequence ATGTCGAAACTCGATCCGACCGATCACCCCGACCCCACCGAGGTCGACTACCTCGCGTTCCGTGAGCGACCGCTGTTCAAGCGCCTGCGGACCTCGCAGCGGAAGTTCGTCTTCCCGCTGGCCGTCTTCTTCCTGCTCTGGTACCTCGCGTACGTGCTCCTCGCGGCGTACGCACCCGACTTCATGGCGACACCCGTCTTCGGGCTCGTCAACATCGGCATCATCCTCGGACTGCTCCAGTTCGTGACGACGTTCGCGATCACGACCTGGTACGTCATGTTCGCCAACCGCACCCTCGACCCGATGGCGAGCGAACTGCGCCACGACCTCGAATCCATCGAAGCGGGCACCGAGCCCGCCGGAGACCGCTCCGGGGAGGCCCGCGCATGA
- a CDS encoding cation acetate symporter encodes MIDLAHVPTTLAAAVETVENNPVLNISIFAAFVAITMFIVVRASRNNRTASDYYAGGRSFSGTQNGFAISGDYLSAASFLGIVGAIAVNGYDGFLYSIGFLVAWLVALLLVAELMRNTGKFTMADVLSFRLKQRPVRTAAAITTLAVCFFYLLAQMAGAGGLVSLLLGIEDRVGQSLVIAVVGVLMIVYVLVGGMKGTTWVQIIKAFLLIGAALIMSVWVLAIHGFDFSQVLQHAVDASEKGAAVLAPGLQYGGKELDFISLGLALVLGTAGLPHVLMRFYTVPTAKEARKSVVWAIWLIGGFYVFTLVLGYGAAALVGPDAIKAAPGGVNSAAPLLALQLGGPVLMGIVSAVAFATILAVVAGLALTASASFAHDIYNSVLKHGKADQASEVRVGKITVVVIGVVAIIGGIGVQGQNIAFLVALAFAVAASANLPTILYSLYWRGFTTRGAVWSMYGGLATTLVLITFSPVVSGAETSLLGEGIDFAWFPFNNPGIISIPVGFLLGFLGSVTTREKESPELQAEMEVREYTGHGAEAAVEH; translated from the coding sequence ATGATCGACCTCGCACACGTCCCAACGACACTCGCGGCCGCCGTCGAGACGGTGGAGAACAACCCCGTCCTCAACATCTCGATCTTCGCGGCGTTCGTCGCGATCACGATGTTCATCGTCGTGCGGGCGAGCCGCAACAACCGCACGGCATCCGACTACTACGCCGGTGGTCGATCGTTCTCGGGCACCCAGAACGGCTTCGCGATCTCGGGCGACTACCTGTCCGCCGCATCGTTCCTCGGCATCGTCGGCGCGATCGCCGTCAACGGTTACGACGGATTCCTCTATTCGATCGGCTTCCTCGTCGCCTGGCTCGTCGCGCTGCTGCTCGTCGCGGAGCTCATGCGCAACACGGGCAAGTTCACGATGGCCGACGTGCTGTCGTTCCGGCTCAAGCAGCGTCCCGTGCGCACGGCCGCGGCGATCACGACCCTCGCGGTGTGCTTCTTCTACCTGCTCGCGCAGATGGCGGGCGCGGGTGGCCTCGTCTCGCTGCTGCTCGGCATCGAGGACCGCGTCGGGCAGAGCCTCGTGATCGCGGTCGTCGGCGTCCTCATGATCGTCTACGTGCTCGTCGGCGGCATGAAGGGCACGACGTGGGTGCAGATCATCAAGGCGTTCCTGCTCATCGGCGCCGCGCTCATCATGAGCGTCTGGGTGCTCGCGATCCACGGATTCGACTTCTCGCAGGTACTCCAGCACGCGGTCGACGCGTCGGAGAAGGGCGCCGCGGTGCTCGCACCGGGCCTGCAGTACGGCGGCAAGGAGCTCGACTTCATCTCGCTCGGCCTCGCGCTCGTGCTCGGCACGGCCGGGCTGCCGCACGTGCTCATGCGCTTCTACACCGTGCCGACCGCGAAGGAGGCGCGGAAGTCGGTCGTGTGGGCGATCTGGCTCATCGGTGGCTTCTACGTGTTCACGCTCGTGCTCGGCTACGGCGCCGCCGCGCTCGTCGGCCCGGACGCGATCAAGGCGGCACCCGGCGGCGTCAACTCGGCCGCGCCGCTGCTCGCGCTGCAGCTCGGCGGCCCCGTCCTCATGGGCATCGTCTCGGCGGTCGCGTTCGCGACGATCCTCGCGGTCGTCGCGGGACTCGCGCTCACGGCGTCGGCCTCGTTCGCGCACGACATCTACAACTCCGTCCTGAAGCACGGGAAGGCCGACCAGGCGAGCGAGGTCCGCGTCGGCAAGATCACGGTCGTCGTGATCGGTGTCGTCGCGATCATCGGCGGCATCGGCGTGCAGGGGCAGAACATCGCGTTCCTCGTCGCACTCGCCTTCGCGGTCGCGGCATCGGCGAACCTGCCGACGATCCTCTACTCCCTCTACTGGCGCGGCTTCACGACGCGCGGTGCCGTCTGGAGCATGTACGGCGGCCTCGCGACGACGCTCGTGCTCATCACGTTCAGCCCCGTCGTGTCGGGAGCCGAGACCTCGCTGCTCGGCGAGGGCATCGACTTCGCCTGGTTCCCGTTCAACAACCCGGGCATCATCTCGATCCCGGTCGGCTTCCTGCTCGGCTTCCTCGGCTCGGTGACGACCCGTGAGAAGGAGAGTCCCGAGCTGCAGGCCGAGATGGAGGTGCGCGAGTACACCGGTCACGGTGCGGAGGCCGCGGTCGAGCACTGA
- a CDS encoding FadR/GntR family transcriptional regulator produces the protein MHEDDGGPTWRPLKRARAHELVMEAIEEQIMAGALRVGDPLPPERELAARLQVSRAGVREAVRVLEGDGVLRSRTGAGAEAGTFVDALPREALTRLLRLHVALTNFAVEDVIEARLLLEASSAVNAADRAGEAAVEAMRDALERMEVDGVSQEAFNDADTDFHLALAEAGGNELAASLTAAIRGALRTPILRAIRRSDDWPTVSAELRRQHRELFDAIRAGEGVRAGELAAEHIRYSQTALPDPGPDAATTGVPATD, from the coding sequence ATGCACGAGGACGATGGTGGCCCGACGTGGCGACCGCTCAAACGCGCGCGGGCCCACGAGCTCGTGATGGAGGCCATCGAGGAGCAGATCATGGCCGGCGCACTGCGTGTCGGTGATCCGTTGCCGCCCGAGCGCGAACTCGCCGCGCGACTGCAGGTGAGCCGCGCGGGCGTCCGTGAGGCCGTCCGGGTGCTGGAGGGGGACGGCGTCCTCCGTTCGCGCACGGGCGCGGGCGCCGAGGCCGGCACCTTCGTCGACGCGCTCCCGCGAGAAGCGCTCACGCGCCTCCTGCGCCTGCACGTCGCCCTCACGAACTTCGCTGTCGAGGACGTCATCGAGGCAAGGTTGCTCCTCGAGGCTTCGAGCGCGGTGAATGCCGCGGACCGCGCGGGCGAGGCCGCGGTCGAGGCGATGCGCGATGCACTCGAGCGCATGGAGGTCGACGGGGTGAGCCAGGAGGCGTTCAACGACGCCGACACCGACTTCCACCTCGCGCTCGCAGAGGCGGGCGGCAACGAACTCGCCGCCTCCCTCACGGCGGCCATCCGCGGCGCGTTGCGGACGCCGATCCTCCGCGCGATCCGCCGGAGCGACGACTGGCCCACGGTCTCGGCCGAGCTGCGCCGGCAGCACCGTGAGCTCTTCGACGCGATCCGGGCCGGCGAGGGCGTGCGTGCGGGGGAGCTCGCGGCGGAACACATCCGGTACTCGCAGACCGCGCTCCCCGACCCCGGCCCCGACGCCGCGACGACCGGCGTCCCGGCGACGGACTGA
- a CDS encoding L-lactate permease, with protein sequence MPTYTPDLAPVGESLLISALLALLPLATIFVTLGVLKWKAHWAGLTSLGVAIVVAVFAYGMPVHLAGLAATQGLAFGLFPIMWIVLNAIWLYELTVHSGRFEDLRRVIDAISDDPRIQAIIIAFGFGGLLEALAGFGAPVAITGVMLMAVGFPAMRAAVIVLIANTAPVAFGAIGIPIITAGNLTGIDYHEIGAVVGHQTPLLAVFVPLFLVLLADGKRGVRDTWHIAAAVGIVFAIAQWVSATWLSVELTDVVASLAGIAAAVVMLKIAPPRGSVEARERLLALAASDEHRTDAPGGTGTAPATGAVATATRTEQLTPKRVFLALFPYLLVIAVFSLAKLWPLLRDALAATDVKIPWPWLHGNILNEAGEAVTSTVYTFTWLSSAGSLLVLCGIVVAIVDRTPLREAAAIWWRMLVKLRFSILTVGAVLALAYVMNQSGQTITIGVWIAGTGAAFAFLSPILGWLGTAVTGSDTSANALFATLQQTAAIRAGLDPTLLVAANTSGGVVGKMISPQNLTIAATAVGLVGRESELFRKVIWWSVGLLAAMCLLVGLQSSVLSWMLP encoded by the coding sequence ATGCCGACCTATACCCCTGACCTCGCCCCGGTGGGTGAGAGTCTGCTCATCTCGGCGCTGCTGGCCCTGCTGCCACTCGCCACGATCTTCGTGACGCTCGGCGTCCTGAAGTGGAAGGCCCACTGGGCCGGCCTCACGTCCCTCGGTGTCGCGATCGTCGTCGCGGTCTTCGCCTACGGTATGCCCGTGCACCTCGCCGGGCTCGCCGCGACGCAGGGGCTCGCCTTCGGCCTGTTCCCGATCATGTGGATCGTGCTCAACGCCATCTGGCTCTACGAGCTCACCGTCCACTCCGGCCGCTTCGAGGACCTGCGCCGCGTGATCGACGCGATCAGCGACGACCCCCGGATCCAGGCGATCATCATCGCGTTCGGCTTCGGTGGCCTGCTCGAGGCGCTCGCGGGCTTCGGGGCCCCCGTCGCGATCACGGGCGTCATGCTCATGGCGGTCGGCTTCCCCGCCATGCGCGCCGCGGTCATCGTCCTCATCGCGAACACCGCACCGGTGGCGTTCGGCGCGATCGGCATCCCGATCATCACGGCGGGCAACCTCACGGGCATCGACTACCACGAGATCGGTGCCGTCGTCGGTCACCAGACGCCGCTGCTCGCGGTGTTCGTGCCGCTCTTCCTCGTGCTGCTCGCCGACGGCAAGCGCGGCGTCCGCGACACGTGGCACATCGCCGCGGCCGTCGGCATCGTGTTCGCCATCGCCCAGTGGGTCAGTGCGACGTGGCTCTCGGTCGAGCTCACCGACGTCGTCGCCTCGCTCGCGGGCATCGCGGCCGCGGTCGTCATGCTCAAGATCGCGCCGCCACGCGGCTCGGTCGAGGCCCGCGAGCGCCTGCTCGCACTCGCCGCGAGCGACGAGCACCGCACGGACGCCCCCGGCGGCACGGGCACCGCCCCGGCCACGGGCGCCGTCGCGACGGCGACCCGCACCGAGCAGCTCACGCCGAAGCGCGTCTTCCTCGCCCTGTTCCCCTACCTGCTCGTCATCGCGGTGTTCTCGCTCGCGAAGCTCTGGCCGCTGCTGCGCGACGCGCTCGCCGCGACCGACGTGAAGATCCCGTGGCCGTGGCTGCACGGCAACATCCTCAACGAGGCCGGCGAAGCGGTCACCTCGACGGTCTACACGTTCACGTGGCTGTCGTCGGCCGGTTCACTGCTCGTGCTGTGCGGCATCGTCGTCGCGATCGTCGACCGCACGCCGCTGCGCGAGGCCGCCGCGATCTGGTGGCGCATGCTCGTCAAGCTGCGCTTCTCGATCCTCACGGTCGGTGCCGTGCTCGCCCTCGCCTACGTCATGAACCAGTCCGGGCAGACCATCACGATCGGTGTCTGGATCGCCGGGACGGGCGCCGCCTTCGCGTTCCTCTCCCCGATCCTCGGCTGGCTCGGCACCGCCGTGACGGGCTCCGACACGAGCGCCAACGCCCTGTTCGCGACCCTCCAGCAGACGGCCGCCATCCGTGCCGGCCTCGACCCGACGCTCCTCGTCGCAGCGAACACCTCCGGTGGCGTCGTCGGCAAGATGATCAGCCCGCAGAACCTCACGATCGCCGCGACCGCCGTGGGCCTCGTCGGTCGGGAGTCCGAGCTGTTCCGCAAGGTCATCTGGTGGAGCGTCGGACTCCTCGCGGCCATGTGTCTGCTGGTCGGCCTTCAGTCGTCCGTGCTGTCCTGGATGCTCCCCTAG
- a CDS encoding alpha-hydroxy acid oxidase, which translates to MSHIKRQLPHPKELFAAVSFKFPELDAKKRRLESALTIDDLRRIAKRRTPRAAFDYTDGAADREISIARARHAFEDIEFHPSILRDVSTVDTSTTIFGGPSAQPFGIAPTGFTRLMQTEGEGAGAGAAGAAGIPFTLSTLGTTSIENVKAANPNGRNWFQLYVMRKREISYGLVERAEKAGFDTLFFTVDTPVAGARLRDKRNGFSIPPQLTAGTVLNAIPRPWWWFDFLTTPPLEFASLSSTGGTVGELLNSAMDPSISFDDLDIIRSMWNGKIVVKGVQNVEDSKRLADLGVDGIVLSNHGGRQLDQAPVPFHLLPDVVREVGNDVEVAIDTGIMSGADIVASIAMGAKFTLIGRAYLYGLMAGGREGVDRTIAILSEQVERTMKLLQVTTLEELSPKHVTQLQRLTPRIAAGALSDAALARA; encoded by the coding sequence TTGTCCCACATCAAGCGGCAGCTCCCGCACCCCAAGGAACTCTTCGCGGCCGTCTCGTTCAAGTTCCCCGAGCTCGACGCCAAGAAGCGCCGGCTCGAATCGGCCCTCACGATCGACGACCTCCGCCGCATCGCGAAGCGCCGCACGCCGCGCGCCGCGTTCGACTACACCGACGGTGCCGCCGACCGCGAGATCTCGATCGCCCGCGCACGTCACGCGTTCGAGGACATCGAGTTCCACCCGTCGATCCTGCGTGACGTCTCGACGGTCGACACGTCGACGACGATCTTCGGTGGCCCGTCCGCCCAGCCGTTCGGCATCGCGCCGACAGGGTTCACGCGCCTCATGCAGACCGAGGGCGAGGGTGCAGGTGCAGGTGCAGCGGGCGCGGCGGGAATTCCCTTCACGCTCTCGACGCTCGGCACGACCTCGATCGAGAACGTGAAGGCCGCGAACCCGAACGGCCGCAACTGGTTCCAGCTCTACGTCATGCGCAAGCGCGAGATCTCGTACGGGCTCGTCGAGCGCGCCGAGAAGGCGGGCTTCGACACGCTCTTCTTCACGGTCGACACGCCAGTTGCCGGCGCGCGTCTGCGTGACAAGCGCAACGGCTTCTCGATCCCGCCGCAGCTCACGGCCGGCACGGTGCTCAACGCCATTCCGCGTCCGTGGTGGTGGTTCGACTTCCTGACGACCCCGCCGCTCGAGTTCGCGTCGCTCTCGTCGACGGGCGGCACCGTCGGGGAACTCCTCAACTCCGCGATGGACCCGTCGATCTCGTTCGACGACCTCGACATCATCCGCTCCATGTGGAACGGCAAGATCGTCGTCAAGGGCGTGCAGAACGTCGAGGACTCGAAGCGGCTCGCCGACCTCGGCGTCGACGGCATCGTCCTCTCGAACCACGGTGGACGTCAGCTCGACCAGGCGCCGGTGCCGTTCCACCTGCTCCCCGACGTCGTCCGCGAGGTCGGCAACGACGTCGAGGTCGCGATCGACACGGGCATCATGAGCGGTGCCGACATCGTCGCGTCGATCGCGATGGGCGCGAAGTTCACGCTCATCGGTCGCGCCTACCTGTACGGACTCATGGCCGGCGGGCGCGAGGGTGTCGACCGCACGATCGCCATCCTGAGCGAGCAGGTCGAACGCACGATGAAGCTGCTCCAGGTCACGACGCTCGAGGAGCTCTCCCCGAAGCACGTGACGCAGCTCCAGCGCCTCACGCCGCGCATCGCGGCCGGTGCACTCTCGGACGCCGCGCTCGCGCGGGCCTGA
- a CDS encoding GNAT family N-acetyltransferase yields the protein MSDVQIRPFTADDTAVFARLASDPRVTAFVGDGRPWSEETVAARASDALADDPVDRVGSSRWFIAEEQGRPVGLGTATRRDGCVEIGYWVDPAVWGRGVGGAIVTELVRAAPGRFGIGRLVARVHPTNEASSKALLRRGFSAQNAGDGVVHYALDVTPRFERA from the coding sequence ATGTCGGACGTGCAGATCCGGCCGTTCACGGCCGACGACACGGCGGTCTTCGCCCGCCTCGCGAGCGATCCGCGCGTGACGGCATTCGTCGGGGACGGTCGCCCGTGGAGCGAGGAGACGGTCGCGGCGCGGGCCTCGGACGCGCTCGCGGACGACCCCGTCGACCGTGTCGGTTCGTCGCGGTGGTTCATCGCCGAGGAGCAGGGACGCCCGGTCGGGCTCGGTACCGCGACCCGGCGTGACGGGTGCGTCGAGATCGGCTACTGGGTCGATCCCGCGGTGTGGGGGCGTGGCGTCGGCGGCGCGATCGTCACCGAACTCGTCCGTGCGGCACCCGGCCGCTTCGGCATCGGGCGACTCGTCGCCCGCGTGCACCCCACGAACGAGGCTTCGTCGAAGGCGCTGCTGCGTCGCGGCTTCAGCGCCCAGAACGCGGGCGACGGCGTCGTGCACTACGCCCTCGACGTCACCCCACGGTTCGAGCGGGCCTGA
- a CDS encoding DUF937 domain-containing protein produces MSDLAALKAQLPIDRIAAQIGADPAATSAAIDQLLPALVGGLGANAADPAGAASIERALGAHRNDLLDGGVDPERIDTADGQKIVRNIFGSSTDQVVAKLGSQAEGGSSLIKQLLPILAPIVLSWLASQLLKKTGQADSGSQGSGGLGDILGGILGGALGGATGGSTSQTTSTGGSNSSGVQVPDVFGTGSASSGADSRPTGTPTSRTREQTTAPQSEQGGLGDLLGGLLGGLLGGGKR; encoded by the coding sequence ATGTCCGACCTCGCCGCACTCAAGGCGCAGCTCCCCATCGACCGCATCGCCGCCCAGATCGGTGCCGACCCCGCCGCGACCTCCGCCGCGATCGACCAGCTCCTCCCCGCCCTGGTCGGTGGCCTCGGCGCGAACGCCGCCGATCCGGCCGGAGCGGCCTCGATCGAGCGTGCCCTCGGCGCGCACCGCAACGACCTGCTCGACGGCGGCGTCGACCCGGAACGGATCGACACGGCGGACGGCCAGAAGATCGTCCGGAACATCTTCGGTTCGAGCACCGATCAGGTCGTCGCGAAGCTCGGCTCGCAGGCGGAGGGCGGCAGCTCGCTCATCAAGCAGCTCCTGCCGATCCTCGCCCCGATCGTGCTCTCGTGGCTCGCGTCGCAGCTCCTCAAGAAGACCGGCCAGGCCGACTCCGGCTCGCAGGGATCGGGCGGTCTCGGCGACATCCTGGGCGGCATCCTCGGCGGCGCGCTCGGCGGCGCGACGGGCGGCTCCACCTCGCAGACGACGTCCACGGGCGGCTCCAACTCCTCCGGCGTGCAGGTTCCGGACGTGTTCGGCACGGGCTCCGCCTCGTCGGGCGCGGATTCCCGTCCGACGGGCACCCCGACCTCGCGCACGCGCGAGCAGACGACGGCACCCCAGAGCGAACAGGGTGGGCTGGGTGACCTCCTCGGCGGTCTC